The Desulfurispora thermophila DSM 16022 genome contains a region encoding:
- a CDS encoding DUF362 domain-containing protein: protein MSFYIVPDMCKGCGACAGVCPHGAIVLLPKRAAIDPDRCDECEECLFVCPNGAITGGLSDAGHGENNTVASG from the coding sequence ATGTCGTTTTACATTGTGCCCGATATGTGCAAAGGGTGCGGGGCATGTGCCGGTGTCTGTCCCCACGGCGCCATTGTTTTATTGCCCAAAAGGGCGGCTATTGATCCGGACCGCTGCGATGAGTGCGAAGAGTGTCTCTTTGTTTGCCCCAACGGCGCTATAACAGGCGGGTTAAGCGATGCCGGACATGGGGAGAATAATACTGTAGCGTCGGGCTGA
- a CDS encoding YqeG family HAD IIIA-type phosphatase, which translates to MLNLLFPRQHVASVQQINLAELEKRGIKALLFDLDNTIVPRDQDHLPPEIINFFDRLARRGFKTCLVSNNYPERVGALAGQLGISTVHRAIKPRKKPFLKAMRLLGVTPEQTAVVGDQIFTDILGGNRLGLYTILVTPLPGKEYWATQLISRRLEKIVLALYRRRLASGRR; encoded by the coding sequence ATGCTGAACCTACTTTTCCCCCGGCAGCACGTGGCCTCGGTACAGCAAATCAACCTGGCGGAACTGGAAAAACGCGGCATTAAAGCGCTGCTTTTTGACCTGGACAATACGATTGTTCCCCGTGACCAGGACCACCTGCCACCCGAAATAATCAATTTTTTTGACCGGCTGGCCCGGCGTGGCTTTAAAACCTGTCTGGTTTCCAACAACTATCCAGAGCGGGTGGGAGCACTGGCCGGCCAGCTGGGCATCTCCACTGTCCACCGGGCCATTAAGCCGCGCAAGAAACCCTTTTTAAAGGCCATGCGCCTGCTGGGAGTGACACCTGAACAAACAGCCGTAGTGGGGGACCAGATTTTTACAGACATACTGGGCGGCAACCGGCTGGGCCTTTACACCATCCTGGTTACACCACTGCCCGGCAAAGAGTACTGGGCCACCCAGCTGATCAGCCGCCGGCTGGAAAAAATAGTGCTGGCCCTGTACCGGCGCCGCCTGGCCAGTGGGAGGCGATAA
- a CDS encoding shikimate kinase, whose protein sequence is MNTPDARTNIALLGFMGSGKTTAGKRLARRLNMQFLDTDRMIEELLGLPVREIFRKYGEARFRGEEALLISKLAAARHTVIATGGGVVLNPRNIENLKRSSLLVLLDPPLELLLKRLAGKKNRPLLNASPDPAATAARLLAERRPLYQQAADIIIPVEAGENADSTVEKILHQLQMRGFVHAHNRNR, encoded by the coding sequence ATGAACACACCCGATGCAAGGACCAACATCGCCCTGCTGGGCTTCATGGGCAGCGGTAAAACCACCGCCGGCAAAAGACTGGCCCGGCGGTTGAACATGCAATTTCTGGATACCGACCGGATGATCGAAGAGCTGCTGGGTCTGCCCGTGCGGGAAATTTTCCGCAAATACGGCGAGGCCAGGTTCCGGGGGGAGGAGGCGCTCCTCATAAGCAAGCTGGCCGCCGCCCGCCACACGGTCATCGCCACCGGCGGCGGCGTTGTCCTAAACCCGCGCAATATCGAAAACTTAAAAAGGAGCAGCCTGCTGGTCCTGCTGGACCCGCCCCTGGAACTGCTCCTGAAACGATTGGCCGGCAAAAAAAACCGCCCCCTGTTAAATGCCAGCCCCGACCCGGCGGCCACAGCCGCCCGCCTGCTGGCGGAACGCCGCCCCCTCTACCAGCAGGCGGCGGACATCATCATTCCGGTGGAGGCCGGAGAAAACGCCGACAGCACAGTGGAGAAAATCCTCCACCAGCTGCAAATGAGAGGTTTTGTTCATGCGCACAACCGTAACCGTTGA
- the aroC gene encoding chorismate synthase, whose protein sequence is MLRFLTAGESHGPALLVIIEGLPAGLPLAQEYINQFLARRQHGFGRGGRMSIEKDTVSILAGLRGGRTLGSPVGLQITNRDHANWATIMSPARDADLESRRVTAPRPGHADLAGALKYGHGDMRNVLERASARETAARVAAGAVAAALLEELGVQVAGQVTGIGPVSIPPLDLPPAELRRAVQSSPLFCADPEAEQAMRGAIEQAREQGDTLGGTFAITVTGLPPGLGSYVHYDRRLDGILAAALMSIPAIKGVEIGAGFAAARRPGSQVHDEIFYSPERGFYRQTNNAGGLEGGMTNGEPLLIQAAMKPIPTLMRPLRSVDLLTREPVQASKERSDVCAVPAACVVGEAAVAWEIARVVLEQTGGDTWDEVTARFNDYRRRTGERNLP, encoded by the coding sequence ATGTTGCGCTTTTTAACCGCCGGTGAATCACACGGCCCGGCCTTGCTGGTGATCATTGAAGGGCTGCCGGCCGGCCTGCCGCTGGCGCAAGAGTATATCAACCAATTTCTGGCCCGCCGCCAGCACGGTTTCGGGCGGGGCGGGCGCATGAGCATAGAGAAGGACACTGTCAGCATCCTGGCCGGCCTGCGCGGCGGCCGCACTCTGGGCAGCCCGGTCGGCCTGCAGATCACCAACCGGGATCATGCCAACTGGGCCACCATTATGTCCCCGGCACGGGACGCCGACCTGGAATCCCGCCGGGTGACCGCTCCCCGTCCCGGCCACGCCGACCTGGCCGGAGCGCTCAAATACGGCCATGGGGATATGCGCAACGTGCTGGAAAGGGCCAGCGCGCGGGAAACGGCCGCCCGGGTGGCGGCCGGGGCGGTGGCCGCCGCTCTGCTGGAGGAACTGGGAGTGCAGGTGGCCGGACAGGTTACGGGCATCGGCCCCGTCTCCATCCCCCCCCTCGACCTGCCGCCTGCGGAACTGCGCCGGGCGGTTCAATCCTCACCTCTTTTTTGCGCCGACCCTGAGGCGGAACAAGCCATGCGGGGGGCAATTGAGCAAGCCCGGGAGCAGGGCGATACACTGGGCGGTACCTTTGCCATCACCGTAACCGGCCTGCCGCCCGGCCTGGGCAGCTACGTCCACTACGACCGGCGCCTGGACGGTATCCTGGCCGCCGCCCTGATGAGTATTCCGGCCATCAAAGGGGTGGAAATCGGCGCCGGCTTTGCCGCCGCCCGGCGGCCCGGATCCCAGGTACACGATGAGATCTTTTACAGCCCGGAACGGGGCTTTTACCGGCAAACCAACAACGCCGGCGGTCTGGAGGGCGGCATGACCAACGGCGAGCCCCTGCTCATCCAGGCGGCCATGAAGCCCATCCCCACACTGATGCGACCGCTGCGCAGCGTGGATTTACTGACCAGAGAGCCGGTGCAGGCCAGCAAAGAGCGTTCCGATGTCTGCGCCGTGCCGGCCGCCTGCGTGGTGGGTGAGGCCGCTGTAGCCTGGGAAATCGCCCGGGTGGTGCTGGAGCAGACGGGCGGCGACACCTGGGACGAAGTGACCGCGCGCTTTAACGACTACCGCCGGCGGACCGGAGAAAGGAATCTTCCATGA
- the trxA gene encoding thioredoxin: MALELNESNFAAEVLQSSQPVLVDFWAPWCGPCRTMAPVIDELASEYAGKAKVAKVNVDNNQGLARQYGIMSIPSLLFFKDGKVAGQVVGVTAKSVLAKKLDELL, encoded by the coding sequence GTGGCTCTGGAACTCAATGAAAGCAACTTTGCGGCAGAAGTGTTGCAGTCTTCCCAGCCTGTGCTGGTGGATTTTTGGGCGCCCTGGTGCGGGCCCTGCCGGACCATGGCACCGGTCATCGATGAGCTGGCCAGCGAATATGCCGGCAAAGCCAAAGTGGCCAAGGTGAATGTGGACAACAACCAGGGACTGGCCAGGCAGTACGGGATCATGAGCATACCCAGCCTGCTGTTCTTCAAGGACGGCAAGGTGGCGGGGCAGGTTGTGGGTGTTACTGCTAAATCGGTGCTGGCCAAGAAACTGGATGAGCTGTTATAG
- the mobA gene encoding molybdenum cofactor guanylyltransferase, producing MNEQLQSITGVILAGGQSRRMGRNKATLTVQQQSLLEIMLNKLRSVFQHVVLSGSQAAAYHTGLPVIDDFFPGCGPLAGIHAALKLCAGRGVFVIGCDMPLVPPELIRYICNCSNFDLVVPRVGDYLEPLCAFYHRSCLPFIEQALNQGRYKITSFFPRVRARYLTAEEISRFAPPDRAFFNINTPADWDRFCALYPDLKA from the coding sequence ATGAACGAGCAACTGCAAAGCATCACCGGAGTGATCCTGGCCGGCGGCCAGAGCCGGCGCATGGGGCGGAATAAGGCCACACTCACCGTTCAGCAACAGAGCCTGCTGGAAATAATGCTGAACAAATTACGCAGCGTTTTCCAACACGTGGTCCTATCCGGCAGCCAGGCGGCCGCGTACCATACCGGTCTGCCGGTAATTGACGATTTTTTTCCCGGCTGCGGACCGCTGGCCGGTATCCACGCCGCTTTAAAGCTATGCGCCGGTCGAGGGGTTTTTGTCATCGGCTGCGACATGCCTCTGGTACCGCCCGAGCTGATCCGCTACATTTGCAACTGCAGCAACTTTGATCTGGTCGTTCCCCGGGTGGGCGATTACCTGGAGCCCCTCTGCGCCTTTTATCACAGGAGTTGCCTGCCCTTCATAGAACAGGCGCTCAACCAGGGTCGTTACAAAATCACCAGCTTTTTCCCCCGGGTGCGGGCGAGGTATCTGACCGCAGAGGAAATCTCCCGCTTCGCCCCACCGGACAGGGCTTTTTTCAACATCAATACCCCGGCGGACTGGGACAGGTTTTGCGCCCTGTACCCCGACCTTAAGGCGTAA
- a CDS encoding peptidase U32 family protein produces the protein MNRPRKPELLAPAGDLEKLQAAVLYGADAVYLGGKSFGLRARAGNFDLEEMRRGIDFAHSHGVAVYVTVNIFAHQADLRQLPVYLRAVQEAGADALIVADPGVLDLAREITPRLPVHLSTQANTTNSRAVRFWAGQGVKRVVLARELSLDEIREIRRENDVELEVFVHGAMCMAYSGRCLLSNYLAGRDANRGDCAQACRWRYALCEERRPGEYMPVYEDERGSYILSSRDLCLLPYLPQLIAAGVDSLKIEGRVKSVHYVATVVAVYRQAIDSYWHNPAAFQVRPEWLDELGKVSNRDYTSGFLLGGDPGAQHNELDNIYRRPYTFVGLVKEYDPPSSRALVQQRNPFACGQELEALLPGGTVRRFSLVAMHDAVSGESIGAAPHPCQEVWIQTPFELPPFSLLRRAAQV, from the coding sequence GTGAACAGACCGCGCAAACCGGAACTGCTGGCACCGGCCGGCGACCTGGAAAAGCTGCAGGCCGCCGTGCTCTACGGTGCCGATGCTGTCTACCTGGGCGGTAAATCCTTCGGCCTGCGGGCGCGGGCCGGCAACTTCGACCTGGAGGAAATGCGCCGGGGGATTGATTTTGCCCACAGTCACGGCGTGGCGGTATACGTCACCGTGAACATCTTTGCCCACCAGGCCGATTTAAGGCAATTGCCCGTTTACCTGCGGGCGGTGCAGGAGGCCGGGGCCGATGCGCTGATTGTGGCCGACCCGGGCGTGCTGGACCTGGCGCGGGAGATCACCCCACGCCTGCCGGTACATTTGAGCACGCAGGCCAACACCACCAACAGCCGGGCGGTGCGCTTCTGGGCCGGGCAGGGGGTAAAACGGGTGGTGCTGGCCCGCGAGCTCTCTCTGGATGAAATACGGGAAATCCGCCGGGAGAACGATGTGGAACTGGAGGTCTTTGTGCACGGGGCCATGTGCATGGCCTATTCCGGCCGCTGCCTGCTCAGCAACTACCTGGCCGGGCGGGACGCCAACCGGGGGGATTGCGCCCAGGCCTGCCGCTGGCGTTATGCGCTTTGCGAGGAGAGGCGACCGGGGGAATATATGCCCGTATACGAAGATGAGCGGGGCAGCTATATTTTAAGCTCCCGCGACCTGTGTCTGCTGCCCTACCTGCCGCAGTTGATCGCCGCCGGGGTGGACAGCCTGAAAATCGAGGGCCGGGTCAAGAGCGTGCACTATGTGGCCACCGTGGTGGCGGTTTACCGGCAGGCCATTGACAGCTACTGGCATAATCCCGCCGCTTTTCAGGTGCGACCCGAGTGGCTGGACGAGCTGGGCAAGGTGAGCAACCGCGACTACACCAGCGGGTTTTTGTTGGGCGGGGATCCCGGCGCGCAGCACAATGAACTGGACAATATCTACCGCCGTCCGTACACTTTTGTGGGGCTGGTGAAGGAGTACGATCCTCCGAGCAGCCGGGCTCTGGTGCAGCAGCGCAACCCCTTCGCCTGTGGTCAGGAGCTGGAGGCGCTGCTGCCGGGTGGTACTGTGCGCCGCTTCTCATTGGTGGCCATGCATGATGCCGTGAGTGGCGAGTCCATCGGGGCGGCCCCCCACCCCTGTCAGGAAGTCTGGATCCAGACACCTTTTGAATTGCCGCCCTTTTCTCTGCTGCGCCGGGCAGCGCAGGTCTAA
- a CDS encoding helix-turn-helix domain-containing protein, with translation MLVKGEQIRALREERGYTLQDLARRANLSLSYLSEIERGSKRPSLKTIDKLAAALNVSKTQLIEGDLADSGLSLGDKIRLMRTEKNLSLQDLASQAGISLSYLSEIERGTVYPALNTLKRIAEALGVPPAAVMGHEGSLGHKLKALREEYGLTQAQLANLAGVTAGLIGQIEQGKVQPSLKTLEKLAEVMGVSPCYFIMEPGAVDQMLSLMNPELRELLMHPNVQAVLNLICNLNEKELQFVLNFIQLFKRSELS, from the coding sequence ATGCTGGTGAAAGGTGAGCAAATTCGCGCTCTGCGCGAAGAACGAGGCTACACCTTGCAGGATCTGGCCCGCCGGGCCAACCTTTCCCTGTCTTATCTGAGTGAAATTGAGCGGGGCTCCAAGCGGCCCTCTTTGAAGACCATTGATAAGCTGGCGGCGGCGCTTAACGTTTCCAAGACCCAGCTCATTGAGGGTGACCTGGCCGACAGCGGACTTTCCCTGGGCGATAAAATCCGCCTGATGCGTACGGAAAAAAACCTGTCTTTACAGGATCTGGCCAGCCAGGCCGGTATCTCGCTGTCTTACCTGAGTGAAATTGAGCGGGGCACGGTTTATCCGGCGCTCAATACGTTAAAACGCATTGCCGAGGCGCTGGGAGTGCCGCCGGCTGCGGTTATGGGCCATGAAGGTTCGCTGGGCCACAAGTTGAAAGCGCTCAGGGAGGAGTACGGACTTACCCAGGCCCAGCTGGCCAATCTGGCCGGAGTAACGGCCGGGTTGATTGGCCAGATTGAGCAGGGCAAGGTGCAGCCATCTTTAAAAACGCTGGAAAAGCTGGCCGAAGTCATGGGTGTGTCGCCCTGCTACTTCATCATGGAGCCCGGGGCTGTGGACCAGATGCTCAGCCTGATGAACCCGGAACTGCGGGAACTGCTCATGCACCCCAATGTGCAGGCGGTGCTCAATTTAATCTGCAACCTGAATGAAAAAGAACTGCAGTTTGTGCTCAACTTCATCCAGCTCTTTAAGCGCTCCGAGCTCAGTTAG
- a CDS encoding peptidoglycan D,D-transpeptidase FtsI family protein produces the protein MLQEGKKQQARLALAGVILAIFFAFLTGRLYYLQVLRGPELARRALAIQTTSFVLEQFPRGDILDRNGLSLSGAYWTNRLVVFPALLADKSAVAVKLAAVLGVPPAATAAYLERGGVGQWDLRADQVRQIDRLALPGVLVVPYRVRYGERPLAVHVTGYLGRVAGLAELEKLQQRSRSSYTLEDYVGRQGLEAAYESWLHGRREPAVARAWHDARQHYLTTRPAQVTAGAAPTLGPAVLTTLDAGVQAVVEQVLDRNVTAGAVVVLDPHNGDVLAMASRPAFDPRPGAVRAADAISPADGVFINRALALFPPGSLFKIVVLAAALEENIARPDSEFYCNGEQAKPVRCWYAAGHGRETLEQAFANSCNPVFVELGQRLGAEKIIRYARALGLGRQVLSGYDYPADPRQDLKAIARPYNLANSSVGQGPVLVTPLQVAAAMAAIVNDGVWRPPRLVGALLDEAGRAHPLNAGRPEQALSPPTAAAVRQMMQAVTQQGTGREAWLPEVGTAGKTGSAQVAGRKDVYAWFAGYVPLKDPRYVIVVLVAEGKSGGETAAPLFREIAGRLIGG, from the coding sequence TTGCTGCAAGAGGGAAAAAAACAGCAGGCAAGATTGGCTCTGGCGGGAGTGATCCTGGCCATTTTTTTTGCGTTTCTCACCGGGCGGCTATATTATTTACAGGTACTGCGCGGACCCGAGCTGGCCCGCCGGGCGCTGGCCATCCAGACCACGAGCTTTGTGCTGGAACAGTTCCCCCGGGGAGACATTCTGGACAGGAATGGGCTGTCGCTGAGCGGTGCTTACTGGACAAACCGGCTGGTGGTTTTTCCCGCCCTGCTGGCGGATAAAAGTGCTGTCGCGGTAAAATTGGCGGCGGTGCTGGGTGTGCCGCCGGCGGCTACGGCGGCCTACCTGGAGCGGGGCGGAGTGGGACAGTGGGACTTGCGGGCAGACCAGGTCAGGCAAATAGACCGTCTGGCCCTGCCGGGTGTGCTGGTGGTTCCTTACCGGGTACGCTACGGAGAACGTCCCCTGGCCGTGCATGTGACCGGTTATCTGGGCCGGGTGGCCGGTCTGGCCGAACTGGAGAAGTTGCAGCAAAGAAGCCGCTCCTCCTACACACTGGAGGACTATGTGGGGCGGCAGGGGTTGGAAGCGGCCTATGAGAGCTGGCTGCACGGCCGCCGGGAGCCGGCGGTGGCCCGGGCCTGGCACGACGCCCGGCAGCACTACCTGACCACCCGGCCGGCACAGGTGACGGCCGGGGCTGCTCCCACGCTGGGACCGGCTGTGCTGACCACACTGGACGCCGGGGTGCAGGCCGTGGTGGAACAGGTGCTGGACAGAAATGTCACCGCGGGAGCGGTGGTGGTGTTGGATCCCCATAATGGTGATGTGCTGGCCATGGCTTCCCGCCCGGCATTCGATCCCCGCCCGGGTGCGGTGCGGGCGGCAGATGCTATCAGCCCGGCTGATGGTGTGTTTATCAACCGGGCACTGGCGCTTTTCCCGCCCGGATCACTGTTCAAAATTGTTGTGCTGGCAGCGGCGCTGGAAGAGAATATAGCTCGTCCGGACAGTGAGTTTTACTGTAACGGCGAGCAAGCCAAACCGGTGCGCTGCTGGTATGCTGCCGGCCACGGCCGGGAAACGCTGGAACAGGCTTTTGCCAACTCCTGCAACCCGGTTTTTGTGGAACTGGGCCAGCGCCTGGGGGCGGAAAAGATCATCCGCTATGCGCGGGCGCTGGGCCTGGGCCGGCAGGTGCTGTCCGGCTATGACTACCCTGCCGATCCCCGGCAGGACCTTAAAGCTATTGCCCGACCGTACAACCTGGCCAACAGCAGTGTGGGGCAGGGACCGGTGCTGGTGACGCCCCTGCAGGTGGCGGCCGCCATGGCAGCTATTGTCAATGACGGAGTCTGGCGTCCCCCCCGCCTGGTTGGCGCTCTGTTGGACGAAGCGGGCCGGGCCCATCCGCTCAATGCGGGCCGGCCGGAACAGGCCTTAAGCCCGCCCACGGCGGCGGCTGTCCGGCAAATGATGCAGGCGGTGACACAGCAGGGCACGGGCCGGGAGGCCTGGCTGCCGGAAGTGGGCACTGCGGGTAAGACGGGGTCGGCCCAGGTGGCGGGGCGAAAGGATGTTTACGCCTGGTTTGCCGGTTATGTCCCGCTTAAAGATCCGCGCTACGTGATTGTGGTGCTGGTGGCGGAAGGAAAGAGCGGTGGCGAGACGGCCGCCCCTTTGTTCCGGGAGATCGCCGGCAGGCTGATAGGGGGCTGA
- the lgt gene encoding prolipoprotein diacylglyceryl transferase: protein MHRILFSWGPLTVYSYGLLMVLGILFGTALAYWRARRKNYYPDAILDLVLYVTVAGLLGARLWEVVFSWSYYGQHPGEILAIWRGGLSVQGSILGAVPVVYWYTRKHGINFWRLADIMAPGVLLGQAVGRLGCFLNGCCFGVPTSGSLGVVFPPNTDAYTALGSQPLVPTQLLEAGYDLLAMGVLLLLDRRPSFPGFLTTMYFILYALGRFVLEFWRADSLLMAGGLKTAQVTSLLTAVVALGVMLHLRRRNG, encoded by the coding sequence ATGCACCGCATTTTATTTTCCTGGGGCCCCTTGACGGTGTACTCATATGGTCTGCTGATGGTGCTGGGCATCCTGTTTGGTACGGCGCTGGCCTACTGGCGGGCCCGGCGCAAGAACTATTATCCGGACGCTATTTTAGATCTGGTGCTTTATGTGACAGTGGCCGGGCTGCTGGGTGCCCGTCTCTGGGAGGTCGTGTTCAGCTGGTCCTATTACGGCCAGCACCCGGGCGAGATACTGGCCATCTGGCGCGGCGGCCTGTCCGTGCAGGGCAGCATCCTGGGCGCCGTGCCCGTGGTGTACTGGTATACCAGGAAGCACGGCATAAATTTCTGGCGGCTGGCCGATATCATGGCCCCCGGTGTGCTGCTGGGACAGGCCGTGGGCCGGTTGGGCTGTTTTTTAAACGGTTGCTGCTTTGGCGTTCCCACCAGCGGGTCGCTGGGCGTGGTTTTCCCGCCCAACACGGATGCCTACACCGCGTTGGGCAGCCAGCCCCTGGTCCCCACCCAGCTCCTGGAAGCGGGTTATGATTTGCTGGCCATGGGCGTGCTTTTGCTTTTGGACCGGCGGCCTTCCTTTCCCGGTTTTTTGACCACCATGTATTTTATTCTCTACGCCCTGGGGCGCTTCGTGCTGGAGTTCTGGCGGGCCGACAGCCTGCTTATGGCCGGTGGTCTGAAGACGGCCCAGGTTACCTCGCTGCTCACCGCCGTGGTGGCGCTGGGCGTGATGCTCCATTTGCGCCGCCGGAATGGTTGA
- the aroB gene encoding 3-dehydroquinate synthase → MRTTVTVDLGPRSYPIHIGQHLLAELPELLQQADIGRQIMLVTNPNVDALYGQNLASALTQAGYKVTRTLVPDGEQAKTLEQAAALYDAAFAARLDRRSAVLALGGGVVGDLAGFFAATYLRGLPFIQLPTTLLAQVDSSVGGKVAINHPGAKNIIGAFYQPRLVIADLATLTTLPKREISTGLAEVIKYGVIADGEFFVWLEENMSRLGRLEPAALAVAVEKSCRIKAQVVGRDEREQSLRAILNFGHTAGHALEAVTDYAVYRHGEAVAIGMMVAARLAVALGMMDLPQARRLQHLLQMAGLPVTLPEGIAVDSLITAMQHDKKIISGRLTFVLPASFPGHVVLQHITDIALLADVLRASRYEL, encoded by the coding sequence ATGCGCACAACCGTAACCGTTGACCTGGGCCCGCGCAGTTACCCCATCCACATCGGCCAGCACCTGCTGGCCGAGTTGCCCGAACTGCTACAGCAGGCCGACATCGGCCGGCAAATCATGCTGGTGACCAATCCGAACGTAGATGCCCTGTACGGGCAAAATTTAGCCAGCGCACTCACGCAGGCCGGATACAAAGTAACCAGAACCCTTGTCCCGGATGGCGAGCAGGCCAAAACGCTGGAGCAGGCCGCCGCCCTTTATGATGCCGCTTTCGCCGCCCGGTTGGACCGCCGGAGCGCCGTCCTGGCCCTGGGCGGTGGTGTGGTGGGCGACCTGGCCGGCTTTTTCGCCGCCACATACCTGCGTGGCCTGCCCTTCATCCAGTTGCCCACCACCTTGCTGGCCCAGGTGGACAGCAGTGTGGGCGGCAAGGTGGCCATCAACCACCCGGGGGCCAAGAACATCATCGGGGCCTTCTACCAGCCGCGCCTGGTGATCGCCGACCTCGCCACCCTGACCACACTACCCAAGCGCGAGATCAGCACCGGGCTGGCCGAGGTGATCAAGTACGGTGTCATTGCCGACGGGGAATTCTTTGTCTGGCTGGAGGAAAACATGTCCCGCCTGGGCCGGCTGGAGCCGGCCGCCCTGGCCGTGGCCGTGGAAAAATCCTGCCGCATCAAAGCGCAGGTGGTGGGCCGGGACGAACGCGAACAAAGCCTGCGGGCCATTTTGAATTTCGGCCACACCGCCGGCCATGCCCTGGAAGCGGTTACCGATTACGCGGTTTACCGGCACGGCGAAGCCGTGGCCATCGGCATGATGGTGGCCGCCCGGCTGGCCGTGGCGCTGGGCATGATGGACCTGCCGCAGGCCCGGCGGCTGCAGCACCTGCTGCAAATGGCCGGCCTGCCGGTGACACTGCCGGAAGGCATCGCCGTGGACAGCCTGATCACGGCCATGCAGCACGACAAGAAAATCATCTCGGGCCGCCTGACCTTTGTCCTGCCCGCATCCTTCCCCGGTCACGTTGTCCTGCAGCACATCACCGACATCGCCCTGCTGGCCGACGTTTTGCGGGCCAGCCGCTACGAGCTATAA
- the aroE gene encoding shikimate dehydrogenase — translation MPLPINGKTRVTGLFGYPVEHTLSPAMHNAAFAQAGLNWIYAAWPVKPAALADALAAVRALDMPGINLTIPHKEAALAHLDELDQSARLSGAVNTVLNREGKLRGYNTDSPGFALFLQRDLDFCPAGKCAILLGNGGAARAVAVSLLQDGLDFLWISGRNPEKSQHLARNLARHFPNRTATLPWYGGDDRSVTGAWITALPAATLIVQTTPLGMNPHWDRFPPFPFDLVTPAHLVVDIIYNPPCTVFLQKAAARGARVENGLGMLLYQGVLAWELWTGQPAPVSAMRRALLNSHQSSDFGLQK, via the coding sequence ATGCCATTACCCATCAACGGAAAAACCAGAGTGACCGGTTTGTTCGGCTACCCGGTGGAGCACACCCTCTCGCCGGCCATGCACAACGCCGCCTTTGCCCAGGCCGGTTTAAATTGGATTTACGCCGCCTGGCCGGTCAAGCCGGCCGCACTGGCTGACGCTCTGGCCGCAGTGCGGGCCCTGGACATGCCCGGCATCAACCTGACCATCCCCCACAAAGAGGCCGCCCTGGCCCACCTGGACGAGCTGGATCAGTCCGCCCGCCTCAGCGGTGCCGTTAATACCGTGCTCAACCGGGAAGGCAAACTAAGGGGCTACAACACCGACAGCCCGGGCTTCGCCCTTTTTTTACAGCGTGACCTGGATTTTTGCCCGGCCGGCAAATGCGCAATCTTGCTGGGCAACGGCGGCGCCGCCCGGGCCGTGGCTGTCAGCCTGCTGCAAGATGGGCTGGATTTTCTCTGGATCAGCGGCCGCAACCCGGAAAAAAGCCAGCACCTGGCCCGGAATCTCGCCCGCCATTTTCCGAACCGCACGGCCACCCTGCCCTGGTATGGTGGTGATGACCGGTCAGTAACCGGCGCCTGGATCACCGCCTTGCCGGCAGCCACGCTGATAGTACAGACTACCCCGCTGGGCATGAACCCGCACTGGGACCGCTTTCCGCCCTTTCCCTTTGACCTTGTAACACCTGCCCATCTGGTGGTGGACATTATTTACAATCCCCCCTGCACGGTCTTCCTGCAAAAGGCCGCCGCCCGCGGGGCCAGAGTTGAAAACGGTCTGGGGATGCTGCTCTACCAGGGGGTGCTGGCCTGGGAACTGTGGACGGGGCAACCGGCACCCGTATCGGCCATGCGCCGGGCGCTGCTCAACAGTCATCAGTCGTCAGACTTCGGACTTCAGAAATAA
- a CDS encoding FmdB family zinc ribbon protein, whose product MPIYEYICRKCEHEFTLLMPVEMRDQAVCPRCGAKEDVQRVISACSVLSKQGGSSCQPPAGSWRGG is encoded by the coding sequence ATGCCGATTTATGAGTACATCTGTCGTAAGTGCGAGCATGAATTCACCCTGCTCATGCCTGTGGAGATGCGCGACCAGGCTGTCTGTCCCCGTTGTGGCGCAAAAGAAGATGTGCAAAGAGTCATTTCCGCCTGCTCGGTCCTAAGCAAGCAGGGAGGATCTTCCTGCCAGCCACCGGCCGGTAGCTGGCGCGGTGGGTGA